A genomic region of Colletotrichum destructivum chromosome 5, complete sequence contains the following coding sequences:
- a CDS encoding Putative mediator complex subunit Med13, mediator complex, subunit Med13 — protein sequence MDTSEYDTNTLLNNNISSIVYRVYEPSQEQAQTFPSAAADVETELRTRGYIVYYDPIRRGLWYFHVPSKDAASGEQNDGILGNSVSVAGVTLLTADEGSFEPVSLFKGRAPAQPSANTPTSSSSSTSAPDLSLRNPQAGNAGPPSSSDTDWKGASSVALPDAYEQFITAVLSTISAAFCNRVSAIPLNHQTVLLPSKVTRDGQAERALDTESAVVGTFRIYLTTMGALFMSLSLSCCEGLLSVNEPSTPSQLVLGSQILAAPFGVLANYQGFVGGGLSYPELGLGQTPDAQLWRGSDARSSQWRDTCIKILQSRGLSPALLQSCPWIALQMLRRKPGENKIDGKTMPLPSTLATISWPAALCFRKKSVMLARNNGLGDPVLLAQDETSDFLNDAKAWFQLGADRDEKISKRKKDRDIVASKEAAAAAPAQQANGHSPLGLRRASNAAAAGAMYPTPPDGVQNPLGITPSMDGTTSSPGAPGTTMAVVDIDTAMADMGTHDAPTTSTNQHHEAYADGWQPSDNKRDRADSFLAGDSDNLFGDMGPDMFGDADITDADFSFFDEEGGDDLDLSGLPDLNMPDASSAHSALPVSIPEPTKMMVPMAEEAKPVPSPPVFAKPELKHARSTLLDEGKQKPSADKSAGAKRASSPFDPDTVYKRVRASLADIRSAPQETPTRKGSIFDSVDFDPVLPLVNKKYEQGGRFGCPPIFHGQSQDASKQPGAQWPPTTDYLRRHGRQRRALRQPEHTNALIRTITGNLENSSLVASPGKGDDLASDADDISLVSDQDDSSVSEDEPTSPFKSSIRRINLDDDVASHVTSLREIESMEDSDPTLALDLPKLAKTESSELLIPKYFEDAESLPIHLSLPDEDTITIAQIVTEQAATGILRIRDVHANTLNTAIVADTRRQLSYLGRTALQALREVIPPCLGEFNICNFKSVVEVPDVPLIGPPNRLHPRPVNPRDAAEPPKPNNLFQIPAPHMELRRAEARLSVLPASVQFWESLGLGPAQGTKDVNVVCVFPHWDGMSDIAASFLDRMRNVYELLKLGSFERLPSSSKVTDGLMPFEADKIATSPGTVSPHIVAGLGDRMEALNQALISANATEKNFLIYFVYPPDHPGSIVEACTAFQQLFEIHRRSLTDRRQSPTNELVLQLVPLDFLTSSTGIVEPTPSDAIRLAIETYDRCTLFGGPMPSPAIMLEQSLPRGIDFKLSNTSSSSLMHENTCIHIAYAQSIDERWITAAWTDNRGCQQMTASFNLGRKGKPLSTSLNDVYHEIWETTHDLISKWKVHWRVIVSKCGFMDAQEIGFWQGLAQTESIATVSLTLISVDTNPSMQLVPPPIKVQATASSAFYTTPVSTPQASIVSPEQSGTPVTPMKENNPVTAATPGGTPVDGNADPAEGDAILLDVTDQTWGAVLAHRLNNSSSLGEMNSALISGYLVKRGGTKLEDPPVVMEVNIVHADNNPRMYEPLMREMLTYFRGLGTLARARGIVDRGTDVRPWHIAAAEKGVRALYLLM from the exons ATGGATACGAGCGAATATGATACTAATACCTTATTAAAT AATAATATCTCATCAATCGTTTACCGAGTTTACGAACCTTCCCAGGAACAAGCGCAAACCTTCCCTTCCGcagccgccgacgtcgagaccGAGCTGAGAACCCGTGGCTACATTGTTTACTACGACCCAATCCGGCGGGGACTGTGGTACTTCCATGTCCCAAGCAAAGATGCGGCTTCGGGCGAACAAAACGATGGTATCCTGGGCAATAGTGTCAGTGTCGCTGGCGTGACACTGTTGACGGCTGACGAAGGTTCGTTCGAGCCAGTCAGCCTGTTCAAAGGGCGGGCGCCAGCGCAGCCGTCCGCAAACACACCAACGAGCTCATCGTCGAGCACTTCGGCTCCGGACCTGTCGCTTCGAAATCCGCAGGCAGGGAACGCTGGGCCACCAAGCTCTTCTGACACCGACTGGAAAGGCGCAAGCTCTGTTGCCCTGCCCGATGCATACGAGCAGTTTATTACGGCGGTTCTATCAACAATATCAGCTGCCTTCTGCAATCGCGTCTCGGCAATACCCCTGAATCACCAAACCGTCCTGCTGCCCTCGAAAGTCACCCGGGACGGTCAAGCCGAAAGGGCTCTGGATACGGAATCCGCAGTTGTCGGAACATTCCGAATCTACCTTACCACGATGGGGGCATTGTTTATGAGTTTGTCTTTGTCCTGCTGCGAGGGTCTTTTGTCGGTGAATGAGCCATCCACGCCGAGTCAGCTTGTTCTGGGTTCCCAGATCCTAGCCGCTCCATTTGGTGTTCTGGCAAATTACCAGGGATTCGTAGGTGGGGGCCTGTCATATCCTGAGCTTGGCCTGGGACAAACGCCAGACGCTCAGCTCTGGAGGGGTTCGGATGCCAGGTCATCACAATGGCGAGACACCTGCATCAAGATCCTCCAGTCCCGCGGTCTATCCCCCGCTCTGCTCCAGTCTTGTCCCTGGATTGCATTGCAAATGCTTCGCCGAAAACCTGGCGAGAACAAGATTGACGGGAAAACAATGCCGCTGCCTTCCACGTTGGCTACGATATCATGGCCTGCAGCCCTCTGTTTCCGTAAAAAGTCCGTCATGCTCGCGCGTAATAATGGCCTTGGGGATCCTGTGTTACTGGCCCAAGACGAAACGTCGGATTTCCTAAACGACGCAAAGGCATGGTTCCAGCTTGGAGCTGACAGAGACGAAAAGATTTCTAAGCGGAAAAAGGACAGAGATATTGTTGCATCAaaagaggccgccgccgccgccccggcgcAACAAGCGAACGGGCATTCACCCCTGGGGCTGAGGCGCGCaagcaacgccgccgccgcgggtgCGATGTATCCGACACCGCCGGACGGAGTTCAAAATCCACTCGGCATCACGCCCTCGATGGATGGGACGACGTCTAGCCCGGGAGCTCCTGGGACTACAATGGCAGTGGTCGACATAGATACGGCTATGGCCGACATGGGCACGCACGACGCACCTACGACAAGTACCAACCAGCATCATGAGGCGTACGCCGATGGATGGCAACCAAGCGATAACAAAAGAGACCGGGCCGACTCGTTTCTGGCAGGCGACAGCGACAATCTGTTCGGCGATATGGGACCAGACATGTTTGGTGACGCCGACATTACTGACGCTGATTTCAGCTTCTTTGACGAAGAGGGTGGGGATGACCTCGATTTGTCCGGCTTGCCTGACTTGAACATGCCAGACGCGTCCTCCGCGCACTCTGCGCTCCCTGTTTCTATTCCCGAGCcgacgaagatgatggtTCCCATGGCGGAGGAAGCTAAGCCGGTTCCAAGTCCCCCGGTTTTCGCCAAGCCAGAACTGAAGCATGCGCGAAGCACGCTATTAGACGAGGGGAAGCAAAAACCCAGCGCCGACAAGTCAGCTGGCGCCAAACGCGCATCAAGTCCGTTTGATCCAGATACTGTCTACAAAAGGGTTCGGGCTTCTTTGGCCGACATTCGTTCTGCTCCACAAGAGACACCAACGCGGAAGGGCAGTATTTTTGACAGCGTTGACTTCGACCCGGTTCTGCCTCTCGTGAACAAGAAGTACGAGCAAGGCGGCCGTTTTGGATGTCCTCCAATATTTCATGGGCAGTCGCAAGACGCAAGCAAGCAACCTGGTGCCCAGTGGCCGCCAACAACTGATTACCTCCGACGACACGGCAGGCAAAGAAGAGCGTTGCGACAACCAGAACATACCAATGCATTGATTCGAACCATTACCGGCAACCTCGAGAATAGTTCACTTGTTGCAAGCCCTGGAAAAGGAGATGACCTGGCATCTGATGCGGACGATATCAGTTTGGTGTCGGACCAGGATGATTCGAGCGTGTCGGAGGACGAGCCAACATCACCCTTCAAGTCTAGCATTCGAAGGATAAACTTGGACGACGATGTTGCCTCCCATGTCACCTCTCTGAGAGAAATCGAGTCTATGGAGGACTCCGACCCGACATTGGCCTTGGATCTCCCGAAACTTGCCAAAACCGAGTCGTCAGAATTACTGATACCCAAATACTTCGAGGACGCAGAGTCGCTTCCTATCCATCTTTCCCTCCCAGACGAGGACACGATTACGATTGCACAGATCGTGACCGAGCAGGCCGCGACGGGCATTTTGAGAATACGCGATGTGCACGCGAATACCCTGAACACCGCTATTGTAGCAGACACGCGGCGCCAGCTGTCTTATCTTGGTCGGACAGCTCTGCAGGCATTGCGTGAAGTCATTCCCCCTTGCCTCGGAGAATTCAACATCTGCAACTTCAAAAGCGTTGTTGAAGTCCCCGACGTTCCTTTAATCGGACCACCTAACAGACTTCATCCGCGGCCAGTCAACCCACGAGACGCCGCAGAGCCACCAAAGCCCAACAACCTATTCCAGATCCCAGCTCCCCATATGGAGCTCCGTCGTGCGGAGGCTAGACTGTCGGTTCTGCCCGCAAGCGTTCAGTTTTGGGAAAGCCTGGGGCTTGGCCCTGCCCAGGGGACGAAGGATGTCAACGTCGTCTGTGTGTTCCCTCACTGGGACGGGATGTCAGACATCGCCGCTTCATTTTTGGATCGCATGCGAAACGTCTACGAGCTGCTCAAGCTAGGCTCTTTCGAACGTCTCCCGTCCAGTTCCAAAGTAACTGACGGTCTTATGCCCTTCGAGGCAGACAAGATCGCAACTTCACCAGGGACCGTCAGCCCTCACATTGTGGCGGGTTTGGGTGATCGCATGGAGGCCCTCAATCAAGCACTCATATCGGCAAACGCTACGGAGAAGAACTTTTTGATATATTTTGTGTACCCCCCAGACCATCCTGGTTCTATCGTCGAGGCCTGCACCGCTTTCCAACAACTTTTCGAGATACACAGGAGGTCTCTGACCGACAGAAGACAATCGCCAACGAACGAACTAGTTCTGCAACTTGTGCCtttggacttcttgacttcCTCGACAGGCATAGTGGAGCCGACGCCCAGCGACGCGATCAGGCTGGCGATTGAAACGTATGACCGTTGCACGCTATTCGGTGGACCGATGCCATCGCCTGCCATCATGCTTGAGCAGTCACTACCACGAGGAATCGACTTCAAGCTCTCCAAtacatcgtcatcatcgctCATGCATGAGAACACTTGCATTCACATTGCCTACGCGCAAAGCATCGACGAAAGATGGATTACAGCCGCATGGACCGATAACAGAGGATGCCAGCagatgacggcgtccttcAATCTTGGTCGCAAAGGCAAACCGCTCTCGACGTCGCTCAACGATGTCTATCACGAGATATGGGAGACCACCCATGACTTGATCTCCAAATGGAAGGTCCATTGGCGTGTGATCGTCTCCAAGTGTGGGTTTATGGACGCGCAAGAGATCGGGTTCTGGCAAGGCCTCGCTCAGACAGAGTCGATCGCAACCGTGAGCTTGACCTTAATATCGGTCGATACGAATCCGTCGATGCAGTTGGTTCCGCCTCCCATCAAGGTCCAGGCAACGGCATCGTCAGCGTTCTACACAACCCCTGTCTCCACCCCACAGGCGTCTATCGTGTCACCGGAGCAAAGCGGCACCCCGGTCACACCCATGAAGGAGAACAACCCAGTGACCGCCGCCACGCCAGGCGGCACTCCTGTCGACGGCAACGCAGATCCAGCCGAAGGAgacgccatcctcctcgacgttACAGACCAGACGTGGGGCGCCGTGCTCGCGCACCGACTGAAcaactcgtcctcgctgGGCGAGATGAACTCGGCCCTCATTAGCGGCTATCTTGTCAAACGTGGTGGGACGAAGCTCGAGGACCCGCCCGTCGTCATGGAGGTCAACATTGTGCATGCGGACAACAACCCGCGCATGTACGAGCCCCTCATGCGCGAGATGCTCACTTACTTCCGGGGCCTGGGCACCCTGGCCCGCGCAAGGGGCATTGTAGATAGGGGGACTGATGTGCGGCCTTGGCAcattgcggcggcggagaagggcGTTCGGGCCTTGTACCTTTTGATGTGA